From Phragmites australis chromosome 5, lpPhrAust1.1, whole genome shotgun sequence, a single genomic window includes:
- the LOC133919328 gene encoding polyribonucleotide nucleotidyltransferase 2, mitochondrial: MSMALASLRFLTRRRHRLRLPAPFAVPGDRAAFLSGAAEEEAAADAPRPPPQPGRKVLESFREEFEIGGRTIAFETGKVARFANGSVVISMDDTHVLATVAAAKSSEPVRDFLPLTVDYQEKQYAQGVIPTTYMRREGAPKERELLCGRIIDRPIRPLFPPGFYHEVQIMVNVLSSDGKQDPDVMAANASSAALMLSDIPWNGPIGVIRVGRIDGNFVLNPTVDELGLSDLNLVYACSRDETLMIDVQAREITERDLKAGMKRAHSEAVQCIDPQIRLAKRAGKEKKEYKISLISDQSYEKIRTLSEAPIEEVFTDSAYGKFERGEALEKITQSVKAKLEEENDEDSLKFLSKAVDTVRKQVIRKRIIEKGLRVDGRQLDEVRPLYCESSAYPILHGSALFSRGDTQVLCTVTLGTPGDAQRLDSIVGPPTKRFMLHYSFPPFSINEVAKRGGLNRREVGHGTLAEKALLAVLPPESDFPYTVRVNSEVMASDGSTSMASVCGGSMALMDAGIPVREHVAGVSVGLVSQVDPTTGHISNYRILTDILGLEDHLGDMDFKIAGTRKGITAIQLDIKPAGIPLHIICESLEPARKARNQILDCMDQEISTARAINDGSAPRLATLSFSSDSLRKLLFHRKKIEQETGARVSVSDGTVTIVAKTQPVMDKAIEKVEFLVGREIEVGRTYKGIVSSIKEYGAFVEFNGGQQGLLHISELSHEPVSKVSDVVSVGQMLSLRCIGQDVRGNIKLSLKSTLPHLCNKKDLESKDSDPLPRQEVVGWAAVENMPSVDAGAEPSSSKHEDGTAEEAPAFSTPSVIIRSAADCDAQDVANGRKKQTMVAKSSPRPFKPASGRQEVRIATAKKASGASTPKKTKKVKAEKSGSNGLEASVSEVPEQDASNTLDLEYSSPTKFRTGSMKLGDVVTAKVYQVRAYGLVLELSDGVRGMHKFEANGQKDFEIGQELIAKCASFNAKGIPVFSLLD, encoded by the exons ATGTCGATGGCGCTGGCCTCCCTCCGCTTCCTCACGCGCCggcgccaccgcctccgcctgCCCGCGCCGTTCGCGGTACCCGGCGACCGCGCGGCATTCCTCTCCGGcgcggccgaggaggaggccgctgCGGacgcgccgcggccgccgccgcagccggggCGGAAGGTGCTGGAGAGCTTCCGCGAGGAGTTCGAGATCGGGGGTCGCACCATAGCCTTCGAGACCGGCAAGGTGGCGCGTTTCGCGAACGGCTCCGTGGTGATCTCCATGGACGACACTCACGTCCtcgccaccgtcgccgccgccaagTCCTCCGAGCCCGTCCGGGACTTCCTCCCATTAACT GTTGATTATCAAGAGAAACAATATGCTCAAGGTGTTATTCCCACAACATATATGCGCAGGGAAGGTGCCCCTAAGGAAAGAGAACTTCTGTGTGGGCGTATAATTGATCGACCAATAAGACCATTGTTTCCTCCTGGATTTTACCATGAAGTTCAG ATCATGGTAAATGTTCTTTCCTCAGATGGAAAGCAAGATCCAGATGTGATGGCTGCAAATGCCTCTTCAGCTGCACTGATGCTATCTGATATACCCTGGAATGGTCCCATTGGAGTAATACGTGTTGGGAGAATTGATGGAAACTTTGTTTTGAATCCAACAGTGGATGAG TTAGGTTTGAGTGATCTCAATCTTGTTTATGCATGTTCACGAGATGAAACTTTAATGATAGACGTACAAGCTCGTGAAATAACTGAAAGGGATCTTAAGGCAGGAATGAAGCGTGCACATTCTGAG GCAGTTCAATGTATCGACCCTCAAATCAGATTGGCCAAGCGAGCTGgcaaagagaagaaagaataCAAGATATCACTGATTTCAGATCAATCGTATGAGAAAATTAGAACATTATCAGAAGCACCCATTGAGGAAGTCTTCACTGATTCAGCATATGGCAAG TTTGAGCGAGGAGAAGCCTTAGAAAAAATCACACAATCTGTGAAAGCAAAGCTTGAAGAAGAGAATGATGAGGACAGCCTGAAGTTTCTTTCCAAGGCAGTTGACACAGTGAGAAAACAG GTTATACGTAAAAGAATAATTGAGAAGGGACTTAGAGTGGATGGTAGACAACTTGATGAAGTGAGGCCATTGTATTGCGAATCCAGCGCATATCCAATATTGCATGGCTCTGCCCTGTTTTCGCGTGGGGATACGCAG GTTTTATGTACAGTTACCCTTGGTACTCCTGGTGATGCTCAGCGATTGGATTCAATTGTTGGCCCTCCAACAAAGCGTTTCATGCTCCACTATAGCTTTCCACCATTTTCAATAAATGAAGTTGCTAAACGTGGGGGTTTGAATCGACGGGAAGTTGGACATG GCACTCTTGCAGAGAAAGCATTGCTTGCTGTGCTTCCTCCAGAAAGTGATTTTCCTTATACTGTTCGGGTAAATTCGGAAGTCATGGCCTCTGATGGTTCAACATCAATGGCATCAGTATGTGGAG GAAGCATGGCTTTAATGGATGCTGGGATACCTGTAAGGGAACATGTTGCTGGTGTTTCAGTAGGTCTTGTCAGTCAAGTAGACCCAACGACTGgacatatttctaattatcgcaTATTAACGGATATTTTG GGCCTTGAAGATCACTTGGGTGACATGGACTTCAAAATTGCAGGAACAAGGAAAGGTATTACTGCTATTCAGCTGGATATAAAACCTGCTGGAATACCATTGCATATAATATGTGAAAGTTTAGAGCCTGCACGAAAGGCTCGAAATCAAATCCTTGACTGCATGGACCAGGAAATAAGTACTGCACGTGCTATTAATGATGGAAGTGCCCCTCGATTAG CTACACTTAGCTTCAGCAGTGATTCTCTTAGGAAATTGcttttccacaggaaaaaaatTGAGCAAGAAACAG GTGCACGGGTATCAGTCAGTGATGGTACAGTCACTATTGTTGCTAAAACCCAACCAGTTATGGATAAAGCTATCGAGAAG GTTGAATTCCTTGTGGGCCGTGAAATTGAAGTTGGCCGGACATACAAAGGAATTGTTTCCTCAATCAAGGAGTATGGCGCTTTTGTGGAGTTCAATGGTGGACAACAAGGCCTACTTCATATTTCTGAGTTGTCACATGAACCG GTATCAAAAGTCTCAGATGTTGTATCTGTTGGCCAAATGCTCTCTTTGAGATGTATTGGACAGGATGTGAGGGGTAACATTAAACTTTCACTTAAATCAACCTTACCCCATCTGTGTAACAAGAAGGATTTGGAAAGTAAAGATTCTGATCCTTTGCCAAGACAAGAAGTTGTTGGTTGGGCTGCTGTAGAGAACATGCCCAGCGTGGATGCTGGTGCTGAGCCATCCAGTAGCAAACATGAAGATGGCACTGCTGAGGAGGCACCTGCATTTTCTACTCCTTCAGTTATAATTCGAAGCGCTGCTGACTGTGATGCCCAAGACGTTGCGAATGGTCGTAAGAAGCAGACAATGGTTGCGAAGTCATCTCCTAGGCCATTTAAACCAGCCAGCGGACGTCAGGAGGTTAGGATAGCTACAGCTAAGAAAGCCTCAGGCGCATCAACTCCCAAGAAAACTAAGAAGGTAAAGGCTGAGAAATCTGGGAGTAACGGGCTGGAAGCTAGTGTGTCAGAGGTTCCAGAACAGGATGCTAGCAACACTCTGGACCTGGAGTATTCGAGCCCCACAAAGTTCCGAACTGGGTCTATGAAGTTGGGTGACGTAGTTACAGCAAAGGTCTACCAGGTCCGAGCCTATGGACTAGTACTTGAGTTGAGTGATGGAGTGCGCGGCATGCATAAATTTGAG GCAAATGGCCAAAAGGATTTTGAGATTGGGCAGGAACTGATTGCGAAATGTGCAAGTTTCAACGCGAAGGGAATTCCGGTCTTCTCATTGCTGGACTAG